A single Argentina anserina chromosome 7, drPotAnse1.1, whole genome shotgun sequence DNA region contains:
- the LOC126803824 gene encoding LOW QUALITY PROTEIN: transcription factor bHLH36-like (The sequence of the model RefSeq protein was modified relative to this genomic sequence to represent the inferred CDS: inserted 2 bases in 2 codons; deleted 1 base in 1 codon), which yields MDNDQPCANSIIEDNQKKMMHRDIERKRRQEMSALYXTLRSSLPPQSMKGKHLLADHYMNEAVNYIKLLQTRIRELGAXRDDRRIQRSLLPDLGSTGALGLDRKPCCGQPLLTVEIVIISRPQVTGASPDQQGVALSRFVHILLEQGLDVISCATTLVNKRLVCTIQSELGDDVRSSNLIKLKD from the exons ATGGATAATGATCAACCTTGTGCGAATTCCATTATTGAGGATAACCAAAAGAAGATGATGCATAGAGATattgaaaggaaaagaagacaaGAAATGTCCGCCCTCT AAACACTCAGATCCTCACTGCCTCCTCAATCTATGAAA GGAAAACATTTATTGGCAGATCAT TATATGAACGAGGCTGTGAATTATATTAAACTCCTTCAAACAAGGATCAGAGAACTTGGTG AGAGAGATGACCGAAGGATACAAAGGTCGCTGTTGCCGGATTTGGGTAGTACTGGTGCTCTTGGCCTCGATAG aaagcCGTGTTGCGGTCAACCCTTGCTTACGGTTGAGATTGTAATAATCAGCCGGCCGCAGGTTACTGGTGCCTCTCCAGATCAACAAGGTGTTGCCTTATCAAGATTCGTGCATATACTGCTTGAACAAGGACTTGATGTAATTAGTTGTGCTACCACCCTGGTTAACAAAAGGCTTGTCTGCACCATCCAATCCGAG CTTGGTGATGATGTTAGGTCGTCGAATTTGATAAAGTTAAAGGACTAA
- the LOC126804148 gene encoding transcription factor bHLH36-like — MFPFPHDHQNKDLEFQTSSTPHQEDFMQQNLIMMGGSHEVLPSDLQGCGLSNINISEANINNVATDPHQRKIMRRDNERQRRQVMGIHTASLRSLLPLELIKGKRSISEQINEAVNYIKQLREKIQRLNTKREELRRVFKQYSSSAHDFNPEIEGNSGTKSTSDIMVGPTCWGGVEIVVSTSNKNCSELEGFALSGVLKALLAEGLSVVKCVSTTVNQRLFHTIQCEVDDLSCQNLTELQLKLKFICDSG; from the exons ATGTTCCCTTTCCCTCATGATCATCAAAACAAAGATTTGGAATTCCAAACATCTTCGACTCCCCACCAAGAAGATTTTATGCAGCAGAATCTGATCATGATGGGGGGTAGCCATGAGGTTTTGCCATCTGATTTGCAGGGATGTGGTCTGTCCAATATTAATATCAGTGAAGCAAATATTAATAATGTGGCTACTGATCCTCACCAAAGGAAGATCATGCGTAGGGACAACGAGCGCCAAAGAAGACAAGTTATGGGGATTCATACTGCATCACTCCGATCCCTCCTCCCTCTTGAGTTAATCAAG GGAAAACGCTCAATCTCCGAGCAAATCAATGAAGCAGTGAATTATATAAAGCAGCTGAGAGAGAAGATACAGAGACTGAATACCAAGAGGGAAGAGCTAAGAAGGGTGTTTAAACAATACAGTAGTTCTGCACATGACTTCAATCCTGAAATTGAAGGAAATTCGGGTACCAAGAGTACTTCCGATATCATGGTTGGCCCAACATGTTGGGGTGGAGTAGAAATTGTGGTAAGTACTAGTAATAAAAATTGCAGTGAGCTAGAAGGGTTTGCTCTTTCAGGAGTACTGAAAGCATTGCTCGCGGAGGGGCTTAGCGTTGTAAAGTGTGTTTCCACCACAGTCAATCAGAGGTTGTTTCACACAATTCAGTGTGAG GTCGACGATTTGTCATGTCAGAATTTAACTGAGCTGCAACTGAAACTGAAGTTTATCTGCGATTCCGGCTAG
- the LOC126804137 gene encoding PTI1-like tyrosine-protein kinase At3g15890, with translation MVSDLFSSKMSWNCFCCISQDEDQPEAPRVTKNRDYPWDIYPLKELLHATNNFYHEYKIGEGGFGSVYWGRTSKGVEIAVKRLKTMTAKAEMEFAVEVEILGRVRHKNLLGLRGFYAGGDERLIVYDFMPNHNLITHLHGQLANDCLLDWPRRLGIMIGAAEGLSYLHHEANPHIIHRDIKASNVLLDMDFQAKVADFGFAKLIPEGVSHLTTRVKGTLGYLAPEYAMWGKVSESCDVYSFGILLLEIISGRKPIEKLPGGVKRDIVQWATPYVEKGAYTHIADPRLKGKFEREQMKFTIMIAMKCTDNNPENRPTMTEVVNWLKEGMGTRKKKITNVGGMEDDENEENDGIDTDFEGYEMEISDIKKDITNAKSQRR, from the exons ATGGTTTCTGATTTATTTTCGAGTAAAATGTCCTGGAACTGCTTCTGTTGCATCTCTCAGGACGAGGATCAGCCAGAGGCCCCCAG GGTAACCAAGAATAGAGATTACCCTTGGGATATATACCCTCTCAAGGAGCTTCTTCATGCAACAAACAACTTCTACCATGAATACAAGATTGGTGAGGGAGGTTTTGGAAGTGTTTATTGGGGCCGAACAAGCAAAGGTGTCGAG ATTGCAGTGAAACGACTAAAGACCATGACCGCAAAGGCAGAGATGGAGTTTGCAGTGGAAGTTGAGATACTAGGGAGGGTGAGACATAAAAATTTGTTAGGGCTGCGTGGATTCTACGCCGGAGGTGATGAGAGACTAATAGTGTATGATTTCATGCCTAATCATAACCTGATCACCCATTTACATGGCCAGCTTGCAAATGACTGTCTTCTTGATTGGCCAAGAAGATTGGGCATCATGATTGGAGCAGCTGAAGGCTTATC GTATCTGCACCATGAGGCCAATCCTCATATAATACACAGAGACATAAAGGCAAGCAACGTGCTTTTAGACATGGATTTTCAAGCAAAAGTTGCTGATTTTGGATTTGCGAAGCTGATTCCAGAGGGTGTGAGCCATCTGACTACTAGAGTGAAAGGAACTCTTGGATATTTAGCTCCTGAATATGCTATGTGGGGAAAAGTTTCAGAGAGTTGTGATGTTTATAGCTTTGGTATCTTGCTCTTAGAAATAATAAGTGGAAGAAAGCCGATAGAGAAACTCCCTGGCGGAGTCAAACGTGACATTGTGCAATGGGCAACCCCTTATGTCGAAAAGGGTGCGTATACTCACATCGCAGATCCAAGGTTGAAGGGCAAGTTCGAACGCGAACAAATGAAGTTCACTATCATGATTGCGATGAAATGTACCGATAACAACCCTGAGAATCGACCTACCATGACAGAAGTAGTGAATTGGCTTAAGGAGGGGATGGgaacaaggaagaagaagataacaaATGTAGGAGGCATGGAggatgatgaaaatgaagaaaatgacgGAATTGATACTGATTTTGAAGGGTATGAGATGGAGATTTCTGACATCAAAAAGGATATTACAAATGCTAAATCACAAAGGAGATGA